Proteins encoded in a region of the Thermodesulfobacteriota bacterium genome:
- a CDS encoding sulfite exporter TauE/SafE family protein translates to MVDMTAYGLAFITGVLGSFHCIGMCGGFPILISGASGHGRNISGQLLYNAGRVFTYFFLGVLVGALGFMIKEMGPMLGFQVALTVVLGLVIILAGLQMTGLVGEGRIPGFSSFYTLLKNTMASFLRRKGKTAAFSLGVMNGFLPCPLVYGFLLVSLTAGSPHKSGLMMLAMGLGTVPAMFLVAAVHRRVSPYLRTRLSRTIPGILIIIFGIVTVARAVLPTGFGERIHDICGF, encoded by the coding sequence ATGGTAGACATGACGGCATACGGGCTCGCTTTCATAACCGGCGTTCTCGGCTCATTCCACTGCATAGGGATGTGCGGCGGGTTTCCGATCCTGATATCCGGGGCATCGGGACACGGGAGGAATATATCCGGGCAGCTACTTTATAATGCCGGCCGGGTCTTCACGTACTTCTTCCTGGGCGTACTGGTCGGCGCGCTCGGGTTCATGATCAAGGAGATGGGGCCCATGCTCGGTTTCCAGGTGGCGCTCACCGTCGTGCTCGGGCTCGTCATCATCCTCGCCGGGCTCCAGATGACGGGGCTCGTCGGCGAGGGCCGCATTCCCGGGTTCTCGTCCTTCTACACGCTCCTTAAAAATACGATGGCCTCGTTCCTCAGGCGGAAGGGGAAGACGGCCGCCTTTTCTCTCGGGGTCATGAACGGCTTTTTGCCGTGCCCGCTCGTTTACGGATTTCTCCTCGTGAGCCTCACGGCTGGCTCGCCCCACAAGTCGGGCCTGATGATGCTCGCCATGGGCCTCGGGACCGTACCCGCGATGTTCCTCGTCGCCGCGGTTCACAGGCGCGTCTCGCCGTATCTTAGGACGCGCCTCAGCCGCACGATCCCGGGAATACTCATAATCATTTTCGGGATCGTCACCGTCGCCCGCGCCGTTCTGCCGACGGGGTTCGGCGAGAGGATTCACGACATATGCGGATTTTAA